The Leclercia sp. S52 genome has a segment encoding these proteins:
- a CDS encoding sugar efflux transporter encodes MLWLMTMGRRLNGVYAAFLMVAFMMGVAGALQAPTLSLFLSREVGAQPFWVGIFYTVNAVAGILVSLWLAKRSDSQGDRRKLILFCCAMAIGNALLFAFNRHYLTLLTCGVLLASLANTAMPQLFALAREYADSSAREVVMFSSVMRAQLSLAWVIGPPLAFMLALNYGFTAMFSIAAAIFAISLGLIAFALPSVSRVDSAGAIPVTQVSGWKDKNVRRLFIASTLMWTCNTMYIIDMPLWISSDLGLPDKLAGILMGTAAGLEIPAMILAGYYVKHFGKRRMMVIAVAAGVLFYLGLILFHSREALLALQLFNAVFIGIVAGIGMLWFQDLMPGRAGSATTLFTNSISTGVILAGIVQGAVAQNYGHGLVYWVIAAISLVALIMTWRVKESEILEGGFTK; translated from the coding sequence ATGCTCTGGTTAATGACGATGGGACGCCGTCTCAACGGTGTTTATGCCGCCTTCTTAATGGTGGCTTTTATGATGGGCGTTGCCGGGGCGCTGCAGGCTCCGACCCTGAGCCTGTTCCTGAGCCGTGAAGTAGGCGCCCAGCCCTTCTGGGTGGGGATATTTTACACCGTCAACGCCGTTGCCGGGATCCTGGTCAGCCTGTGGCTGGCAAAGCGATCGGACAGCCAGGGCGACCGCCGGAAGCTGATCCTCTTTTGCTGCGCGATGGCAATCGGCAACGCGCTGCTGTTTGCCTTTAACCGTCACTATCTGACCTTACTCACCTGCGGCGTGCTGCTGGCTTCGCTTGCCAATACCGCCATGCCGCAGCTCTTTGCCCTGGCGCGGGAATATGCCGACAGCTCCGCGCGGGAAGTGGTGATGTTCAGCTCGGTAATGCGTGCCCAGCTTTCGCTGGCGTGGGTCATTGGCCCGCCGCTGGCCTTTATGCTGGCCCTCAACTATGGCTTTACCGCCATGTTCTCCATTGCAGCGGCCATTTTTGCCATTAGCCTGGGGCTGATCGCCTTCGCGCTGCCCTCCGTTTCCCGGGTGGACTCTGCAGGCGCGATACCGGTGACCCAGGTCAGCGGCTGGAAAGACAAAAATGTCCGCAGGCTGTTTATCGCCTCCACCCTGATGTGGACCTGCAACACCATGTACATCATCGACATGCCGCTGTGGATCAGCAGCGATCTGGGCCTGCCGGACAAGCTCGCCGGGATCTTAATGGGCACCGCCGCCGGGCTGGAAATCCCGGCGATGATCCTCGCCGGTTATTACGTCAAACACTTCGGTAAGCGGCGGATGATGGTGATTGCGGTAGCGGCGGGCGTGCTGTTTTATCTGGGGCTGATCCTCTTTCACAGCCGCGAAGCGTTACTTGCCCTGCAGCTGTTTAACGCGGTATTTATCGGCATTGTCGCCGGGATTGGCATGCTCTGGTTCCAGGATCTGATGCCGGGGCGGGCAGGTTCGGCCACCACCCTGTTTACCAACAGCATTTCAACCGGGGTGATTCTGGCGGGGATCGTCCAGGGCGCGGTGGCGCAAAACTATGGTCATGGCCTGGTGTACTGGGTAATCGCAGCGATTTCGCTGGTGGCGCTGATAATGACGTGGCGGGTAAAAGAGAGTGAAATTCTGGAAGGCGGCTTCACGAAATGA
- a CDS encoding Hok/Gef family protein translates to MPKRTLLLGLLMICMTLLIFTWMVRDSLCELRYRQDHTELAAVLACEVKR, encoded by the coding sequence ATGCCAAAACGTACTCTGCTGTTAGGTTTGTTGATGATCTGTATGACGTTATTGATCTTCACCTGGATGGTTCGCGACTCGCTGTGTGAGCTGCGATACCGACAGGATCATACAGAGCTGGCGGCAGTGTTAGCGTGTGAAGTGAAACGTTAA
- the thiQ gene encoding thiamine ABC transporter ATP-binding protein ThiQ: protein MLTLTDVTWLYQHLPMRFTLSVRQGESIAVLGPSGAGKSTLLNLVAGFLQPANGRITIEGQDHTHTPPSQRPVSMLFQENNLFTHLTVRQNIGLGMHPGLRLNAGQQQKLSDIAAQMGIGELLERLPGELSGGQRQRVALARCLVREQPILLLDEPFSALDPALRQEMLLLVKEVCERQNLTMLMVSHSVEDAVKIARRSVVIADGRIAWDGDTEQLVSGKASASRLLGIH, encoded by the coding sequence ATGTTAACTCTCACTGATGTAACCTGGCTTTATCAGCACCTGCCGATGCGCTTCACCCTGTCCGTGCGCCAGGGAGAATCTATCGCCGTGCTCGGCCCCAGCGGCGCGGGGAAAAGCACGCTCCTCAATCTGGTGGCCGGTTTTCTGCAACCGGCCAACGGCCGTATCACCATTGAGGGCCAGGATCATACCCATACGCCGCCGTCACAGCGCCCGGTGTCGATGCTGTTTCAGGAAAACAACCTCTTTACCCATCTGACCGTGCGCCAGAACATCGGCCTCGGCATGCATCCGGGGCTCAGGCTGAACGCCGGGCAACAGCAAAAGCTGAGTGATATCGCGGCGCAAATGGGAATTGGCGAGCTGCTGGAACGGCTGCCGGGCGAGCTCTCGGGCGGTCAGCGTCAGCGCGTCGCCCTCGCCCGCTGTCTGGTACGCGAGCAGCCGATCCTGCTGCTGGATGAGCCCTTTTCGGCGCTCGATCCGGCGTTACGTCAGGAGATGCTGCTGCTGGTTAAAGAGGTGTGCGAACGCCAGAACCTGACGATGCTGATGGTGTCCCACAGCGTGGAAGATGCGGTCAAAATTGCCCGTCGGTCGGTGGTGATTGCCGATGGCCGTATCGCCTGGGACGGCGATACGGAACAGCTGGTGAGCGGAAAGGCCAGCGCGTCGCGCCTGCTGGGGATCCACTGA
- the sgrT gene encoding glucose uptake inhibitor SgrT: MKRSTANQFYQQYFSATKGVSWLARRCAEQRLKILEDLMQWEVTTSTSER, translated from the coding sequence ATGAAGAGGTCTACCGCGAATCAGTTTTACCAACAGTACTTCTCAGCGACAAAGGGAGTGTCCTGGCTGGCCCGCCGGTGTGCAGAGCAGCGGCTGAAAATACTGGAAGATCTGATGCAGTGGGAGGTGACAACATCGACCTCGGAACGCTGA
- the thiP gene encoding thiamine/thiamine pyrophosphate ABC transporter permease ThiP, with protein sequence MATRRQPLIAGWLLPGLIAATLMVAVALGAFLALWFNAPATDVKALLHDGYLWHVIRFSFWQAFLSALLSVVPAIFLARALYRRRFPGRQALLRLCAMTLILPVLVAIFGILSVYGRQGWLAALCEALGLEWTFSPYGLQGILLAHVFFNMPMATRLLLQALENIPGEQRQLAAQLGMRGWSFFRFVEWPWLRRQIPPVAALIFMLCFASFATVLSLGGGPQATTIELAIYQALSYDYDPGRAALLAMVQMFCCLGLVMLSQRLGKAIAVGSSQLVGWRDPHDSLRSRLTDGLLITLALLLLLPPLLAVVVDGLNLNLLAVLQQPVLWQALGTSLRIALGAGLLCVLLTMMLLWTSRELYARQATVAGQALDLSGMLILAMPGIVLASGFFLLFNSTVGLPESADGIVIFTNALMAIPYALKVLENPMRDLSARYTLLCDSLGMHGWQRLKVVELRALKRPLAQALAFACVLSIGDFGVVALFGNDDFRTLPFWLYQQIGSYRSQDGAVTALLLLLLCFALFTVIEKLPGRDVNSH encoded by the coding sequence ATGGCAACGCGCCGTCAGCCGCTGATCGCCGGTTGGTTACTCCCGGGGCTGATAGCCGCCACCCTGATGGTGGCCGTCGCCCTGGGGGCATTTCTGGCGCTGTGGTTTAACGCGCCAGCCACCGATGTCAAGGCGCTGCTGCACGACGGCTATCTGTGGCACGTCATCCGCTTCTCGTTCTGGCAGGCGTTTCTTTCCGCCCTGCTCTCCGTTGTGCCCGCTATCTTCCTCGCCCGCGCGCTCTACCGGCGGCGTTTCCCCGGCCGGCAGGCGCTGCTGCGCCTGTGCGCCATGACCCTGATCCTGCCGGTGCTGGTGGCGATATTTGGCATTCTCAGCGTTTACGGGCGGCAGGGCTGGCTTGCCGCTCTCTGCGAGGCCCTCGGGCTGGAGTGGACCTTCTCGCCTTATGGCCTGCAGGGCATCCTGCTGGCGCACGTCTTTTTCAACATGCCGATGGCGACGCGGCTGCTGCTGCAGGCGCTGGAGAATATCCCCGGCGAGCAGCGCCAGCTCGCCGCCCAGCTCGGCATGCGCGGCTGGTCCTTTTTCCGCTTTGTGGAGTGGCCGTGGCTGCGCCGACAAATTCCGCCCGTCGCCGCGCTGATCTTTATGCTCTGCTTTGCCAGCTTTGCCACCGTGCTCTCGCTGGGCGGCGGGCCGCAGGCCACCACCATTGAGCTCGCCATCTATCAGGCCCTGAGCTACGACTACGATCCGGGCCGCGCGGCGCTGCTGGCGATGGTGCAGATGTTCTGCTGCCTGGGGCTGGTGATGCTGAGCCAGCGGCTGGGTAAAGCTATCGCCGTGGGCAGCAGCCAGCTTGTCGGCTGGCGCGATCCGCATGACAGCCTGCGCAGCCGCCTGACCGATGGCCTGCTCATCACCCTCGCCCTGCTGCTGTTGCTCCCGCCGCTGCTGGCGGTGGTGGTGGATGGCCTGAACCTTAACCTGCTGGCAGTGCTGCAACAGCCGGTGCTGTGGCAGGCGCTCGGCACCTCGCTGCGCATTGCCCTGGGGGCGGGTCTGCTCTGCGTCCTGCTGACCATGATGCTGCTGTGGACCAGCCGGGAGCTGTATGCCCGTCAGGCGACAGTGGCCGGCCAGGCGCTGGATCTGAGTGGCATGCTGATCCTGGCGATGCCCGGCATCGTGCTGGCGAGCGGCTTCTTCCTGCTGTTTAACAGCACCGTCGGCCTGCCCGAGTCGGCCGATGGCATCGTCATCTTCACCAATGCCCTGATGGCTATTCCATATGCGCTAAAGGTACTGGAAAACCCAATGCGCGACCTCAGCGCCCGCTACACTCTGCTCTGCGATTCACTGGGGATGCACGGCTGGCAGCGGCTGAAGGTGGTGGAGCTCCGCGCCCTGAAACGCCCGCTGGCGCAGGCGCTGGCTTTTGCCTGCGTGCTGTCGATCGGTGATTTCGGGGTGGTGGCGCTGTTTGGCAATGATGATTTCCGCACCCTGCCGTTCTGGCTGTATCAGCAGATAGGCTCGTATCGCAGCCAGGATGGCGCCGTCACGGCGCTGCTGCTGTTGCTGCTGTGTTTTGCGTTATTTACCGTTATCGAAAAACTCCCGGGGCGTGATGTTAACTCTCACTGA
- a CDS encoding DedA family protein, whose protein sequence is MQALLEHFITQSVTYSLIAVALVAFLESLALVGLILPGTVMMSGLGALIGSGEVNFWQAWLAGIVGCLLGDWISFWLGWRFKKPLHRWSFMKKNKALLDKTEHALHQHSMFTILVGRFVGPTRPLVPMVAGMLDLPVTKFIVPNLLGCLFWPPIYFLPGILAGAAIDIPAGVQSGGFKWLLLATALLLWLAAWLCWRLWRSGTASTDRLSNFLPRGRLFWLAPVTLGIAVVALVALIRHPLMPVYGEILLKVVSR, encoded by the coding sequence ATGCAGGCATTGCTGGAACATTTCATTACCCAGTCCGTTACTTACTCGCTTATCGCTGTGGCGTTAGTGGCCTTTCTTGAATCCCTGGCGCTGGTCGGTCTGATTTTACCCGGCACGGTAATGATGAGCGGGCTCGGTGCCCTGATCGGCAGCGGCGAGGTTAACTTCTGGCAGGCGTGGCTGGCGGGGATCGTCGGGTGTCTGCTGGGGGACTGGATCTCATTCTGGCTGGGCTGGCGCTTTAAAAAACCGCTTCACCGCTGGTCGTTCATGAAGAAGAACAAAGCCCTGCTCGATAAGACCGAGCACGCCCTGCATCAGCACAGCATGTTTACTATTCTGGTAGGCCGCTTTGTCGGCCCGACGCGTCCGCTGGTGCCGATGGTGGCGGGGATGCTGGATCTGCCGGTGACCAAGTTTATTGTGCCGAACCTGCTGGGCTGCCTGTTCTGGCCGCCGATCTACTTCCTGCCGGGGATCCTGGCCGGGGCGGCCATCGATATTCCTGCCGGGGTGCAGAGCGGCGGCTTTAAGTGGCTGCTGCTGGCAACCGCGCTGCTGCTGTGGCTGGCGGCATGGCTCTGCTGGCGGCTGTGGCGCAGCGGGACAGCCTCCACGGATCGTCTGAGCAATTTTCTGCCGCGCGGGCGCTTATTCTGGCTGGCACCCGTCACCCTGGGCATCGCCGTGGTGGCACTGGTGGCGCTGATCCGCCATCCGCTGATGCCGGTCTACGGGGAGATCTTATTGAAGGTGGTCAGCCGCTGA
- the sgrR gene encoding HTH-type transcriptional regulator SgrR — MPSGRLQQQFIRLWQCCDGQTRDTTLSELAELLSCSRRHMRTLLNTMQQQGWLSWEAEAGRGKRSRLTFLYTGLALQQQRAEDLLEQDRIEQLVQLVGDKAAVRQMLVSHLGRSFRQGRHILRVLYYRPMKNLLPGSALRRSETHMARQIFSGLTRINEENGELEADIAHHWQQLSPLHWRFFLRPGIHFHHGRELEMADVIATLQRARELPLYSHITRIQSPTAWTLDIQLSQPDRWLPWLLGYVPSMILPREWETMHNFASQPVGTGPYAVSRNNNNQLKIRAFDDYFGYRALIDEVNVWVLPDINEELSVGLTLEGPTEGEKAVESRLEEGCYYLLFDNRSHRGASAEVRQWVSRILSPANLIYQAEEVYQSYWFPAYGLLPRWHHARPGRGDKPAGLESLTLTFYREHIEHRVIARMMSELLAAEQVTLNIQEVSYEEWHRGETVSDIWLNSVNFTLPLDFSLFSHLYEVPLLQHCIARDWQQDAAEWRAGEMNLAVWCQQLLSQQAIVPLIHHWLMIQGQRSMRGLRMNTLGWFDFKSAWFAPPEP; from the coding sequence ATGCCCTCTGGTCGTCTGCAACAACAATTCATCCGCCTGTGGCAGTGCTGTGACGGCCAGACCCGGGACACCACGCTCAGCGAGCTGGCCGAGTTGCTCAGCTGCTCGCGCCGACATATGCGCACCCTGCTTAACACCATGCAGCAGCAGGGCTGGCTGAGCTGGGAAGCTGAAGCCGGGCGCGGCAAGCGTTCCCGTCTCACCTTTCTTTATACCGGCCTCGCGCTGCAGCAGCAGCGGGCGGAAGATCTGCTGGAGCAGGATCGCATCGAGCAGCTGGTGCAGCTGGTGGGCGATAAGGCCGCGGTGCGCCAGATGCTGGTCTCCCATCTGGGCCGCAGCTTCCGCCAGGGCAGGCATATTCTGCGGGTACTCTATTATCGACCGATGAAAAACCTGTTGCCGGGCAGCGCATTACGACGCTCCGAAACCCACATGGCGCGGCAGATCTTTAGCGGGCTGACGCGCATAAATGAGGAAAATGGGGAACTGGAAGCCGACATTGCCCACCACTGGCAGCAACTTTCTCCCTTGCACTGGCGCTTTTTCTTGCGGCCTGGCATCCATTTTCACCACGGACGCGAGCTGGAGATGGCCGACGTTATCGCCACCCTGCAGCGCGCCCGCGAGCTGCCCCTCTATTCGCATATCACCCGGATCCAGTCCCCCACCGCCTGGACCCTCGATATCCAGCTTTCGCAGCCCGACCGCTGGCTGCCGTGGCTGCTGGGGTATGTACCTTCGATGATCCTGCCGCGCGAGTGGGAAACGATGCACAACTTTGCCAGCCAGCCGGTGGGCACCGGGCCCTACGCCGTTTCCCGCAACAACAATAACCAGCTCAAGATCCGCGCCTTCGATGACTACTTTGGCTACCGGGCGCTGATTGACGAGGTGAACGTCTGGGTCCTGCCGGATATCAACGAAGAGCTGAGCGTCGGCCTGACGCTGGAAGGGCCCACCGAGGGGGAAAAGGCGGTGGAAAGCCGGCTTGAAGAGGGCTGCTACTATCTGCTGTTCGACAACCGCTCCCACCGCGGAGCCAGCGCCGAGGTGCGCCAGTGGGTCAGCCGGATCCTCTCCCCGGCCAATCTGATCTATCAGGCCGAGGAGGTTTATCAGTCCTACTGGTTCCCGGCGTATGGCCTGCTGCCGCGCTGGCACCACGCCCGCCCGGGTCGCGGCGACAAACCGGCCGGGCTGGAGAGCCTCACCCTGACCTTCTACCGCGAGCATATTGAACACCGGGTGATCGCCAGAATGATGAGTGAACTGCTGGCCGCCGAACAGGTGACGCTGAACATTCAGGAGGTCAGCTATGAGGAGTGGCATCGGGGCGAGACGGTGAGCGACATCTGGCTCAACAGCGTCAACTTTACCCTGCCCCTCGACTTCTCGCTGTTCTCGCATCTGTATGAAGTCCCGCTCCTGCAGCACTGCATTGCGCGGGACTGGCAGCAGGACGCCGCCGAGTGGCGCGCGGGCGAGATGAACCTTGCCGTCTGGTGCCAGCAGCTGCTGTCCCAGCAGGCGATTGTCCCGCTGATCCACCACTGGCTGATGATCCAGGGCCAGCGCAGTATGCGCGGCTTACGCATGAACACCCTGGGCTGGTTTGACTTTAAATCGGCATGGTTTGCGCCGCCGGAACCATAA